Proteins encoded together in one Streptomyces sp. NBC_01216 window:
- a CDS encoding 50S ribosomal protein L25/general stress protein Ctc, translating to MSEVKIAASLRSEFGKGAARRIRRDSKVPGVLYGHGSDPVHITLPGHELLLALRTPNVLLALDIEGRDELAIPKAVQRDPLKGFLEHVDLLLVKRGETVTVEIPVHAEGELAAGGNLLEHVLNTLSVEAEATHIPEAVTVSVEGLEAGASILAKDITLPKGVALATDADAVVLQILAAQAEEPSAEAETAAEGAEA from the coding sequence ATGTCCGAGGTCAAGATCGCCGCGAGCCTCCGCTCGGAGTTCGGCAAGGGCGCCGCCCGCAGGATCCGCCGTGACAGCAAGGTTCCGGGTGTCCTGTACGGCCACGGTTCGGACCCGGTCCACATCACCCTGCCGGGCCACGAGCTGCTGCTCGCCCTGCGTACGCCGAACGTCCTGCTGGCGCTGGACATCGAGGGCCGCGACGAGCTCGCGATCCCGAAGGCCGTGCAGCGCGACCCGCTGAAGGGCTTCCTCGAGCACGTCGACCTGCTCCTCGTGAAGCGCGGCGAGACGGTCACGGTCGAGATTCCGGTCCACGCCGAGGGCGAGCTGGCCGCCGGTGGCAACCTGCTGGAGCACGTCCTCAACACGCTGTCCGTCGAGGCCGAGGCCACCCACATCCCCGAGGCCGTCACGGTCTCCGTGGAGGGCCTGGAGGCCGGCGCCTCCATCCTCGCCAAGGACATCACCCTGCCGAAGGGCGTCGCCCTGGCGACCGACGCCGACGCCGTCGTGCTGCAGATCCTGGCCGCGCAGGCCGAGGAGCCGTCCGCCGAGGCCGAGACCGCGGCCGAGGGCGCCGAGGCCTGA
- a CDS encoding LysR family transcriptional regulator, with the protein MDLLLHLRYFRTVAEEQHFGRAAERLRMAQPSLSQRIRRLEREFGVRLLDRDSRGTTLTPAGRLVLTETEHLLAAADRLTAVVARVHDGQAGTLRAAVPPHLGATAVGALLIAFRDRSPGGDLALRELTSAEQAAELTAGTLDAGVVRHPCPAPGLAFGPVLHQPLGVLLAGTDPLAALPEIPTAALTGRDLVLFPRAEAPALHDETLTAAARHGCTPGTVQEAAGADFLHGLVLSGRAVALVPRTPAGTGTLWRPLRGNPLAWRTSTAWPQGRDGPALRLFADTVHQTLRDHAGMLTAATPRMVFPRPASEFPL; encoded by the coding sequence ATGGACCTGCTCCTGCACCTGCGGTACTTCCGGACCGTCGCAGAGGAACAGCACTTCGGACGCGCCGCCGAACGCCTGCGCATGGCCCAGCCCTCCCTCTCCCAGCGCATCCGGCGCCTCGAACGCGAATTCGGCGTCCGCCTCCTCGACCGCGACAGCCGCGGCACCACCCTCACACCCGCCGGCCGCCTCGTCCTCACCGAGACCGAACACCTTCTCGCCGCCGCCGACCGGCTCACCGCCGTCGTCGCACGCGTCCACGACGGCCAGGCCGGCACCCTCCGGGCGGCCGTGCCGCCCCACCTCGGCGCCACCGCCGTCGGCGCCCTCCTCATCGCCTTCCGCGACCGGTCGCCCGGCGGCGACCTCGCGCTGCGCGAACTCACCAGCGCCGAACAGGCCGCCGAACTCACCGCCGGCACGCTCGACGCCGGTGTCGTCCGCCATCCCTGCCCCGCCCCGGGACTCGCCTTCGGCCCCGTCCTCCACCAGCCCCTCGGCGTCCTCCTCGCCGGCACCGATCCCCTCGCCGCCCTCCCCGAGATCCCCACCGCCGCGCTCACTGGCCGTGACCTCGTCCTCTTCCCCCGGGCCGAGGCGCCCGCCCTGCACGACGAGACCCTCACCGCCGCCGCCCGGCACGGCTGCACCCCGGGCACCGTGCAGGAAGCCGCCGGAGCCGACTTCCTGCACGGCCTCGTCCTCTCCGGCCGTGCCGTCGCCCTCGTCCCCCGGACCCCCGCAGGGACCGGCACCCTCTGGCGTCCCCTCCGCGGCAACCCCCTCGCCTGGCGCACTTCCACGGCCTGGCCCCAGGGCCGCGACGGACCCGCCCTCCGGCTCTTCGCCGACACCGTCCACCAGACCCTGCGCGACCACGCCGGCATGCTCACCGCGGCCACCCCCCGGATGGTCTTCCCCCGCCCCGCATCGGAGTTCCCCCTGTGA
- a CDS encoding serine hydrolase, with the protein MTPEPTAPSGPGCTPAVHDRITAAFTDAGVTGQLYATDIDTGAGCAVAADTPTPTASVHKLCLVATLYHEAAHGRVDLGHPLDIPAEGRSPGSTGLAVMRDAARLSLRDLASLAIAVSDNTAADLLFDTLGLDTVNACMRRLGLTGTIAVQTMRRLYATLREDAGPGPAALTDPAAVGRLRALDPRHTNHSTPRETAALLTAVWRDEVCAGGYGEELRALLGLQAWSHRLAAGFPFDDVRVSGKTGTLPTLRHEAGVVEYPDGGRYAVAVFTRAATTTVTLPAADAAIGHAARIAVDALRA; encoded by the coding sequence GTGACGCCCGAGCCCACCGCGCCCTCCGGCCCCGGGTGCACCCCCGCCGTCCACGACCGGATCACGGCCGCCTTCACCGACGCCGGGGTCACCGGACAGCTCTACGCCACCGACATCGACACCGGTGCCGGTTGCGCCGTCGCCGCCGACACCCCCACACCCACCGCCAGCGTCCACAAGCTGTGCCTCGTGGCCACCCTGTATCACGAGGCCGCACACGGCCGCGTCGACCTCGGTCACCCCCTCGACATCCCCGCCGAAGGCCGCTCACCCGGCTCCACCGGACTCGCCGTCATGCGCGACGCGGCCCGCCTCTCGCTGCGCGACCTCGCCTCCCTCGCCATCGCCGTCAGCGACAACACCGCGGCCGACCTCCTCTTCGACACACTGGGCCTCGACACCGTCAACGCCTGCATGCGCCGCCTCGGCCTGACGGGCACCATCGCCGTGCAGACCATGCGCCGGCTCTACGCCACCCTCCGCGAGGACGCCGGACCAGGTCCCGCCGCCCTCACCGACCCCGCGGCCGTCGGCCGGCTCCGTGCCCTCGACCCCCGACACACCAACCACTCCACCCCCCGCGAGACCGCCGCCCTGCTCACCGCCGTCTGGCGCGACGAGGTCTGTGCCGGCGGCTACGGCGAGGAACTGCGCGCCCTCCTCGGACTCCAGGCGTGGAGCCACCGCCTCGCCGCCGGATTCCCCTTCGACGACGTACGCGTCAGTGGCAAGACCGGCACCCTGCCCACCCTGCGCCACGAGGCCGGCGTCGTCGAATACCCCGACGGCGGCCGGTACGCCGTCGCCGTCTTCACCCGCGCCGCCACGACCACCGTCACCCTGCCCGCGGCCGACGCCGCCATCGGCCACGCCGCCCGGATCGCCGTCGACGCCCTGCGCGCCTGA
- a CDS encoding ribose-phosphate diphosphokinase, which produces MTGIKTTGEKKLMLFSGRAHPELAEEVAHQLGVGLVPTKAFDFANGEIYVRFQESARGADCFLIQSHTAPINKWIMEQLIMLDALKRASARSITVIIPSYGYARQDKKHRGREPISARLIADLLKTAGADRILTVDLHTDQIQGFFDGPVDHLSALPVLADYVGAKVDRDKLTIVSPDAGRVRVADRWCDRLDAPLAIVHKRRDKDVANQVTVHEVVGDVKGRVCVLVDDMIDTGGTICAAAEALFAHGAEDVIVTATHGILSGPAADRLKNSKVSEFVFTDTLPDPSALELDKITVLSIAPTIARAVREVFEDGSVTSLFEEH; this is translated from the coding sequence GTGACCGGGATCAAGACGACCGGCGAGAAGAAGCTGATGCTCTTCTCCGGCCGCGCCCACCCCGAGCTGGCCGAGGAGGTCGCGCACCAGCTGGGTGTCGGCCTCGTGCCGACCAAGGCTTTCGACTTCGCCAACGGCGAGATCTACGTCCGCTTCCAGGAGTCGGCGCGCGGCGCGGACTGCTTCCTGATCCAGAGCCACACGGCTCCGATCAACAAGTGGATCATGGAGCAGCTCATCATGCTGGACGCCCTGAAGCGGGCGTCCGCGCGCAGCATCACCGTGATCATCCCCTCGTACGGGTACGCCCGTCAGGACAAGAAGCACCGCGGCCGTGAGCCGATCTCGGCCCGTCTGATCGCGGACCTGCTGAAGACGGCGGGCGCGGACCGGATTCTGACGGTGGACCTGCACACCGACCAGATCCAGGGCTTCTTCGACGGCCCGGTGGACCACCTGTCGGCGCTGCCGGTGCTGGCGGACTACGTGGGTGCGAAGGTCGACCGGGACAAGCTGACGATCGTGTCCCCGGACGCGGGCCGGGTGCGGGTGGCCGACCGCTGGTGCGACCGTCTGGACGCACCGCTGGCGATCGTGCACAAGCGCCGTGACAAGGACGTCGCCAACCAGGTGACGGTGCACGAGGTCGTCGGTGACGTGAAGGGCCGGGTGTGCGTCCTGGTCGACGACATGATCGACACGGGTGGCACGATCTGCGCCGCGGCCGAGGCGCTGTTCGCGCACGGCGCGGAGGACGTGATCGTGACGGCGACGCACGGCATCCTGTCCGGGCCGGCGGCGGACCGTCTGAAGAACTCCAAGGTGAGCGAGTTCGTGTTCACGGACACGCTGCCGGACCCGAGTGCTCTGGAGCTGGACAAGATCACGGTGCTGTCGATCGCTCCGACGATCGCGCGCGCCGTGCGTGAGGTGTTCGAGGACGGTTCGGTGACGAGCCTTTTCGAGGAGCACTGA
- the glmU gene encoding bifunctional UDP-N-acetylglucosamine diphosphorylase/glucosamine-1-phosphate N-acetyltransferase GlmU: MSANRPAAVVVLAAGEGTRMKSKTPKVLHEIAGRSLVGHVVSAARELEPEHLVVVVGHAREQVTAHLDAHYAGTRTAVQYEQNGTGHAVRIALEELEQTPDGTVVVVCGDTPLLSGETLRGLAATHTADANAVTVLTAEVPDATGYGRIVRDEATGAVTAIVEHKDASEAQRAVKEINSGVFAFDGRLLADALGKVRTDNSQGEEYLTDVLSILREAGHRVGASPAGDHREILGINNRVQLAEARTLLNRHLLERAMTAGVTVVDPSSVLVDVTVTFERDAVIHPGTQLLGTTHLGEDAEVGPNSRLKDTRVGRGARVDNTVADSAVIGDGALAGPFAYLRPGTTLGPKAKAGTYVEMKNATIGEGTKVPHLSYVGDATIGDFTNIGAASVFVNYDGEAKHHTTIGSHCRTGSDNMFVAPITIGDGAYTAAGSVITKDVPAGSLAVARGQQRNIEGWVARKRPGSAAAQAAQSTTGASTGES; encoded by the coding sequence GTGAGCGCCAACCGCCCGGCAGCCGTCGTCGTCCTCGCAGCGGGTGAGGGCACCCGCATGAAGTCGAAGACCCCCAAGGTCCTGCACGAAATCGCCGGGCGCTCGCTCGTCGGACACGTGGTCTCCGCCGCGCGGGAGCTGGAGCCCGAGCACCTCGTCGTGGTCGTCGGCCACGCACGCGAGCAGGTCACCGCCCATCTCGACGCGCACTACGCCGGCACCCGCACCGCCGTGCAGTACGAGCAGAACGGCACCGGGCACGCCGTCCGCATCGCGCTCGAAGAGCTGGAGCAGACCCCCGACGGCACGGTCGTCGTCGTCTGCGGCGACACGCCGCTGCTGTCCGGCGAGACGCTGCGCGGCCTCGCCGCCACCCATACGGCCGACGCCAACGCCGTCACCGTGCTGACCGCCGAGGTGCCGGACGCCACCGGCTACGGGCGGATCGTGCGGGACGAGGCCACCGGCGCCGTGACCGCGATCGTGGAGCACAAGGACGCCTCCGAGGCGCAGCGCGCCGTGAAGGAGATCAACTCCGGCGTGTTCGCCTTCGACGGGCGGCTGCTCGCCGACGCGCTCGGCAAGGTGCGGACGGACAACAGCCAGGGCGAGGAGTACCTCACCGACGTCCTGTCCATCCTGCGCGAGGCGGGTCACCGGGTCGGCGCGTCGCCGGCCGGTGACCACCGGGAGATCCTGGGCATCAACAACCGGGTCCAGCTGGCCGAGGCCCGCACGCTGCTGAACCGGCACCTGCTGGAGCGCGCGATGACGGCGGGCGTGACGGTGGTCGACCCGTCCTCGGTCCTGGTGGACGTGACCGTGACCTTCGAGCGGGACGCCGTGATCCACCCGGGTACGCAGCTGCTCGGCACGACGCACCTCGGCGAGGACGCCGAGGTCGGCCCGAACTCCCGGCTGAAGGACACGCGCGTCGGCCGGGGGGCGCGGGTGGACAACACGGTCGCGGATTCGGCCGTGATCGGTGACGGCGCCCTGGCGGGCCCCTTCGCCTACCTGCGTCCGGGGACGACCCTCGGGCCGAAGGCGAAGGCCGGCACGTACGTGGAGATGAAGAACGCCACGATCGGCGAGGGCACGAAGGTCCCGCACCTCTCCTACGTGGGTGACGCGACCATCGGCGACTTCACGAACATCGGCGCCGCGAGCGTGTTCGTGAACTACGACGGCGAGGCGAAGCACCACACCACGATCGGTTCACACTGCCGGACCGGCTCGGACAACATGTTTGTGGCGCCCATCACCATCGGGGACGGCGCCTACACCGCGGCCGGGTCCGTGATCACCAAGGACGTCCCGGCCGGTTCACTCGCCGTCGCCCGGGGCCAGCAGCGGAATATCGAGGGTTGGGTGGCCCGGAAGCGGCCCGGAAGCGCCGCCGCGCAGGCCGCCCAGTCGACCACCGGGGCTTCCACCGGCGAAAGCTGA
- a CDS encoding sensor histidine kinase, protein MTATGAHRDAAGTPARGWWWWGRRRSAVLDIGLALMSALECALEGVGFAGKAGLPVPLGVLFGLSVGSVLLVRRKWPIAVVLVSIAVAPAEMGYLMGMVGLYTLAASEVPRRITAALAGMSTVAVFLVTMVRLRQDITQADAGRQDFDPSGWYVPVVSLFMTLGLNAPPVLTGLYVGARRRLMESLRERADSLEQELSSLADRAEQRAQWARQEERTRIAREMHDVVAHRVSLMVVHAAALQAVALKDPQKAVRNAALVGDMGRQALSELREMLGVLREDVPAGAPSAVPLAAVGRAAAAAAEAASEDGPCLDALEALVEQSRAAGVVVELTVLGEARAYGAEVERTAYRVVQEALTNVHKHAAGAKVVVRLAHREAEVAMQVENGPCDAAVADARLPSGGNGLVGMRERVTRLGGVFVSGPTDAGGFRVSAVLPATGRAA, encoded by the coding sequence ATGACCGCAACGGGGGCACACCGGGACGCGGCGGGCACGCCCGCCCGCGGCTGGTGGTGGTGGGGAAGACGGCGCAGCGCGGTGCTCGACATCGGGCTCGCTCTGATGTCGGCGCTGGAGTGCGCGCTCGAGGGTGTCGGCTTCGCCGGCAAGGCCGGGCTGCCCGTGCCGCTGGGGGTGCTGTTCGGGCTGTCCGTGGGGTCCGTGCTGCTGGTGCGGCGGAAGTGGCCGATCGCCGTCGTGCTCGTCTCGATCGCCGTCGCGCCGGCGGAGATGGGCTACCTGATGGGGATGGTCGGCCTGTACACGCTCGCCGCCTCGGAGGTGCCCCGCCGGATCACGGCGGCGCTGGCGGGTATGTCGACGGTCGCCGTGTTCCTCGTGACCATGGTGCGGCTGCGCCAGGACATCACACAGGCCGACGCCGGCCGGCAGGACTTCGATCCCAGTGGCTGGTACGTCCCGGTCGTGTCCCTCTTCATGACGCTGGGGCTCAACGCCCCGCCGGTGCTGACCGGCCTCTACGTCGGCGCTCGGCGGCGGCTCATGGAGAGCCTGCGGGAGCGGGCCGACAGCCTGGAGCAGGAGCTGTCGTCGTTGGCGGACCGGGCCGAGCAGCGGGCGCAGTGGGCGCGGCAGGAGGAGCGGACGAGGATCGCGCGGGAGATGCACGACGTGGTGGCCCACCGGGTGTCGCTGATGGTGGTGCACGCGGCGGCCCTGCAGGCGGTGGCGTTGAAGGACCCGCAGAAGGCGGTGAGGAACGCGGCGCTGGTGGGGGACATGGGCCGACAGGCGTTGAGCGAGCTGAGGGAGATGCTCGGGGTGCTGCGGGAGGACGTTCCCGCGGGGGCGCCGTCGGCCGTTCCGCTGGCCGCGGTGGGGCGGGCCGCCGCGGCGGCCGCGGAGGCGGCTTCGGAGGACGGTCCGTGTCTGGACGCCCTGGAGGCACTGGTGGAGCAGTCCCGGGCGGCGGGCGTCGTCGTGGAGCTCACGGTGCTGGGCGAGGCGCGGGCGTACGGGGCGGAGGTCGAGCGGACCGCGTACCGGGTGGTGCAGGAGGCGCTCACCAATGTGCACAAGCACGCGGCGGGCGCGAAGGTCGTGGTGCGGCTCGCCCATCGCGAGGCGGAGGTGGCCATGCAGGTGGAGAACGGTCCTTGCGACGCGGCGGTGGCCGACGCGCGGCTGCCGAGCGGGGGGAACGGTCTGGTGGGGATGCGGGAGCGGGTGACGCGTCTGGGGGGTGTGTTCGTGTCGGGTCCCACGGACGCGGGGGGCTTCCGGGTGTCGGCGGTGCTGCCCGCGACGGGGCGGGCGGCGTGA
- a CDS encoding SUKH-3 domain-containing protein, with protein MPDHLSTTRFPVNVDAALREAGWRPGRWDIKIAEEWADALRAHTSPAGHRHSVFPAAVEAWAEFGGLRLTAPGSGRQIAPATVSFDPLAGLHLARTLSDLGRALDTEISPLGEEDEHRAVLAIDQEGRVYSLDHTGDWFLGQDVDAALATLVTGSQPARLTTG; from the coding sequence ATGCCCGACCATCTGAGCACCACCCGATTCCCGGTCAACGTCGACGCCGCGCTCCGCGAAGCCGGCTGGCGGCCCGGCCGCTGGGACATCAAGATCGCCGAAGAGTGGGCCGACGCGCTGCGCGCCCACACCTCGCCCGCCGGACACCGGCACAGCGTCTTCCCCGCGGCCGTCGAGGCATGGGCCGAATTCGGCGGCCTGCGCCTCACCGCGCCCGGCAGCGGCCGCCAGATCGCCCCCGCGACCGTCAGCTTCGACCCCCTGGCCGGCCTGCACCTCGCCCGCACGCTCTCCGACCTGGGGCGCGCCCTGGACACCGAGATCTCCCCCCTGGGCGAGGAGGACGAGCACCGCGCCGTCCTCGCGATAGACCAGGAAGGCCGGGTCTACAGCCTCGACCACACCGGGGACTGGTTCCTCGGCCAGGACGTCGACGCCGCCCTCGCGACCCTCGTCACCGGCTCCCAGCCGGCCCGGCTCACCACGGGCTGA
- a CDS encoding YwqJ-related putative deaminase — translation MHAAPPPTQGDPRLNWSSTEPARTPILRFRRDGILPTVGAALSVRGETLTCTAGRGDQPPVLHPLVQDFLDTLTSGQRERFTGRCPEAILLSRHLTATETGRSRRAQRKPLTAGEARRSLKQAKLTARRIREDGDPLHGSYAAPCRSCTALLAHFGVRTVDPTSTVENG, via the coding sequence ATGCACGCAGCACCACCACCCACCCAGGGTGATCCACGCCTCAACTGGAGCAGCACCGAGCCCGCCCGGACACCGATACTGCGTTTCCGCCGCGACGGAATCCTCCCCACGGTCGGTGCCGCGCTCTCCGTGCGCGGCGAGACCCTGACCTGCACCGCGGGCCGGGGTGACCAGCCGCCCGTCCTGCACCCGCTCGTCCAGGACTTCCTGGACACCCTCACCAGCGGACAGCGCGAACGCTTCACGGGCCGCTGCCCGGAAGCGATCCTGCTCTCCCGTCACCTGACCGCCACCGAGACCGGCCGCTCCAGACGCGCCCAGCGCAAGCCGCTCACCGCCGGCGAGGCACGCCGCTCACTCAAACAGGCCAAACTCACCGCCCGCCGCATCCGCGAGGACGGCGACCCGCTGCACGGCAGCTACGCGGCGCCCTGCCGCTCCTGCACGGCGCTGCTCGCCCACTTCGGCGTGCGCACCGTCGATCCCACCTCGACCGTCGAGAACGGCTGA
- a CDS encoding SMI1/KNR4 family protein codes for MTTGRLGQSAAPPNAAYAGQVVHFPDPVRASRHPRGVRVDEQGYPDFSPYARAAAEIAEPPEGFGVDELRLTDYVSANATLAATGHALWDTVPSVATPHGWTWHHVAGSRRMELIPVEVKALLRHHGGVATAAVDQGKRGTRPLQETRPVHFGLPKGRMSVTEQQLLGVEEDLGYRLPGAYRSFLKAAGGCAPVGAALDAELGLLVDQPFFTVREEAGVNDLVYVNKCLRDHLTKDYLGVAFVQGGILAVKVKGTAVGTVWFCAYDDARDQDGWSVNERVERLLLPCGDDFDGFLQRLAGNPPELETVANLMVDGGFARVVSAVPVGE; via the coding sequence ATGACGACAGGTCGGCTCGGGCAGTCAGCCGCGCCACCGAACGCGGCCTACGCCGGGCAGGTCGTGCATTTCCCGGACCCGGTCCGGGCCTCCCGGCACCCCAGAGGGGTGCGGGTGGACGAGCAGGGCTACCCGGACTTCTCGCCGTACGCGCGGGCGGCGGCGGAGATCGCCGAACCGCCCGAGGGATTCGGTGTCGACGAGCTGCGGCTGACGGACTACGTGTCGGCGAACGCGACGCTGGCCGCCACCGGCCACGCGTTGTGGGACACGGTCCCCTCCGTGGCGACGCCGCACGGCTGGACCTGGCATCACGTGGCGGGCAGCCGTCGTATGGAGCTGATCCCGGTCGAGGTGAAGGCGCTGCTGCGCCATCACGGCGGGGTCGCGACGGCGGCGGTCGACCAGGGCAAGCGGGGCACCCGTCCGCTCCAGGAGACGCGGCCGGTGCACTTCGGGCTCCCGAAGGGCCGGATGTCGGTGACCGAGCAGCAACTGCTGGGCGTGGAGGAGGATCTGGGCTACCGCCTGCCGGGCGCGTACCGGTCCTTCCTGAAGGCGGCGGGTGGCTGCGCGCCGGTCGGGGCGGCACTCGACGCGGAGCTCGGCCTGCTGGTGGACCAGCCGTTCTTCACGGTGCGCGAGGAGGCGGGGGTCAACGACCTCGTCTACGTCAACAAGTGTCTGCGGGATCACCTGACGAAGGACTACCTGGGGGTGGCGTTCGTCCAGGGCGGCATTCTCGCGGTGAAGGTGAAGGGAACGGCCGTGGGCACGGTCTGGTTCTGCGCCTACGACGACGCGCGGGACCAGGACGGCTGGAGCGTGAACGAGCGGGTGGAGCGTCTGCTGCTGCCGTGCGGTGACGACTTCGACGGGTTCCTGCAGCGGCTGGCGGGCAATCCGCCGGAGCTGGAGACCGTCGCGAACCTGATGGTGGACGGCGGCTTCGCGCGCGTCGTGTCCGCCGTTCCGGTGGGGGAGTGA
- a CDS encoding SUKH-4 family immunity protein — protein MVTFAQAQERAEEWINADLPAYQHREVRVREFELGFVVWAEDREDGPRSDGGRQRLVIARDSGEATLWPGLPVGEVIRRYEEEYGAPADAGRGAAPAPPERIDLNQTSFLLSPPEWLQDAADRMGLPKTPDTSGAGGGPSAPGPADEAGTAEPLGRPDAADRPEPDREPTARDGVPARTPADSPWADANAGSGGVDGVPLPATVFAPPLSGADDEDTPLPMVGADTPTALMSGGSALPPTAVAPRLEPSPPGPDGPADRAAPPAAPGTPPPAPAPPGAPGAADIADAATSKASAAPRTPRGGTGNPPPPPQAPGTPGRPAAPSGGGGYIPTQLVPQLGPDGPQPPGPPAPPTPEQPVHQAATMLARPPQGGPGGPPPPPPPPGVPGTPPGGVPHAATVLAQPGPGDTPAPPGPPGAPAPPGPAGAHHAATVLAPPGPGTPPPPAPAPGAPPAYGYPQQPAGPPTVGPGYQAVLRYRAPDGSEAQIIRRSAPGTPHPEWQILHELRAMNVPPQQVLELHTELESCELPGGYCARMIRETWPQARITNIAPYGRDHAGRRQGVQQLLTHQGELHQVADGPARPAPVRAPLPQVQPLPPVPPEGVAQEMAGAFGPGICRFDQRAVSRQGVPEIVALTLVWAGLPADFGPFFWAQPAHPVVPTLAELAAQRQIQPASDAGSYLVIGSDFGRAICVQYGTAHIVAVPVEAGPGGQPVPPQFVNSGLPEFARCMALLGRMWRLRFGLNPEQAGRWTVDFQAQLAMLDPAALSSPDTWWSVLLEQMWDGLL, from the coding sequence GTGGTGACGTTCGCGCAGGCGCAGGAGCGCGCCGAGGAGTGGATCAACGCGGATCTGCCCGCCTACCAGCATCGCGAGGTGCGGGTCAGGGAGTTCGAGCTGGGCTTCGTCGTCTGGGCGGAGGACCGCGAGGACGGACCGAGGTCGGACGGCGGCCGGCAGCGGCTGGTGATCGCGCGGGACAGCGGTGAGGCGACGCTGTGGCCGGGGCTGCCGGTCGGTGAGGTGATCCGCCGTTACGAGGAGGAGTACGGCGCGCCGGCCGACGCGGGCCGGGGAGCGGCCCCCGCACCGCCGGAGCGCATCGATCTCAACCAGACGTCGTTCCTGCTCAGTCCGCCCGAGTGGCTGCAGGACGCGGCGGACCGGATGGGTCTGCCGAAGACGCCGGACACCTCCGGGGCGGGCGGCGGTCCGTCCGCACCCGGGCCGGCGGACGAGGCCGGGACGGCGGAGCCTCTGGGCCGCCCCGACGCGGCGGACCGGCCGGAGCCCGATCGCGAGCCGACGGCGCGGGACGGCGTGCCCGCGAGGACCCCGGCGGACAGCCCGTGGGCCGACGCGAACGCCGGCTCGGGCGGCGTGGACGGAGTGCCCCTGCCGGCGACGGTCTTCGCACCGCCGCTCTCGGGCGCGGACGACGAGGACACGCCACTCCCCATGGTGGGCGCCGACACCCCCACCGCGCTGATGTCCGGCGGCAGCGCGCTGCCGCCGACGGCGGTGGCTCCCCGGCTCGAACCCTCGCCCCCCGGCCCGGACGGTCCGGCGGACCGCGCCGCGCCCCCGGCCGCTCCCGGCACGCCGCCGCCCGCACCCGCGCCTCCCGGCGCTCCCGGGGCCGCGGACATCGCGGACGCGGCCACCAGCAAGGCGTCCGCGGCGCCGCGGACGCCCCGCGGCGGCACCGGGAACCCCCCGCCGCCGCCTCAGGCCCCCGGTACGCCCGGACGGCCCGCCGCGCCCTCCGGCGGCGGCGGTTACATCCCCACGCAACTCGTGCCGCAGCTCGGACCCGACGGGCCCCAGCCGCCCGGACCGCCCGCCCCGCCCACGCCCGAACAGCCGGTACACCAGGCGGCGACGATGCTCGCGCGCCCGCCCCAGGGCGGCCCCGGTGGGCCCCCGCCCCCGCCCCCGCCGCCGGGCGTGCCCGGCACGCCCCCGGGCGGGGTACCGCACGCGGCGACGGTGCTGGCCCAGCCCGGCCCCGGCGACACACCGGCCCCGCCCGGACCCCCCGGTGCGCCGGCCCCGCCCGGACCCGCCGGCGCCCACCACGCGGCGACGGTGCTGGCCCCGCCCGGCCCCGGGACGCCTCCGCCGCCCGCACCGGCGCCCGGCGCGCCCCCGGCGTACGGATACCCGCAGCAGCCGGCCGGCCCGCCGACCGTGGGCCCCGGCTACCAGGCCGTGCTGCGTTACCGCGCGCCGGACGGCTCCGAGGCGCAGATCATCCGGCGGTCCGCGCCGGGGACGCCGCACCCGGAGTGGCAGATCCTGCACGAGTTGCGCGCGATGAACGTGCCGCCGCAACAGGTGCTGGAACTGCACACCGAGCTGGAGTCCTGCGAGCTGCCCGGCGGTTACTGCGCGCGGATGATCCGGGAGACCTGGCCGCAGGCCCGGATCACCAACATCGCGCCGTACGGCCGTGACCACGCGGGCCGCCGCCAGGGCGTGCAGCAACTGCTCACTCATCAGGGCGAGTTGCATCAGGTCGCGGACGGTCCGGCCAGGCCCGCGCCGGTCCGTGCCCCGCTGCCGCAGGTGCAGCCGCTGCCGCCGGTCCCCCCGGAGGGAGTCGCTCAGGAGATGGCCGGCGCCTTCGGTCCGGGGATCTGCCGGTTCGACCAGCGGGCCGTGTCCCGGCAGGGCGTTCCGGAGATCGTGGCACTCACTCTCGTGTGGGCGGGCCTGCCGGCCGACTTCGGGCCGTTCTTCTGGGCGCAGCCGGCGCACCCGGTGGTGCCGACGCTGGCCGAACTCGCCGCCCAGCGGCAGATCCAGCCGGCCTCGGACGCGGGCTCGTACCTGGTGATCGGCTCGGACTTCGGGCGGGCGATCTGTGTGCAGTACGGGACCGCGCACATCGTCGCCGTGCCGGTCGAGGCCGGTCCGGGCGGGCAGCCGGTGCCGCCGCAGTTCGTGAACAGCGGCCTGCCGGAGTTCGCCCGCTGCATGGCACTGCTCGGCCGGATGTGGCGGCTGCGGTTCGGACTGAACCCGGAGCAGGCGGGCCGCTGGACAGTCGATTTCCAGGCGCAGTTGGCCATGCTGGATCCGGCCGCTCTGTCGTCGCCGGACACCTGGTGGTCGGTGCTCCTGGAGCAGATGTGGGACGGCCTCCTGTAG